In a genomic window of Procambarus clarkii isolate CNS0578487 chromosome 10, FALCON_Pclarkii_2.0, whole genome shotgun sequence:
- the CkIIalpha gene encoding casein kinase II subunit alpha isoform X4: MPLASRARVYADVNAHRPHEYWDYESHVIEWGQQDDYQLVRKLGRGKYSEVFEAVNINNNEKCVVKILKPVKKKKIKREIKILENLRGGTNIITLQAVVKDPVSRTPALVFEHVNNTDFKQLYQTLNDFDIRYYLYELIKALDYCHSMGIMHRDVKPHNVMIDHEHRKLRLIDWGLAEFYHPGQEYNVRVASRYFKGPELLVDYQMYDYSLDMWSLGCMLASMIFRKEPFFHGHDNYDQLVRIAKVLGTEELYEYVEKYQIELDPRFNDILGRHSRKRWERFVHSENQHLVSPEALDFLDKLLRYDHQERLTAHEAMEHPYFYPIVKEQGRHMSSPTPAPPALTGVAE; encoded by the exons ACAACAGGATGATTATCAACTTGTGAGAAAGCTTGGTCGAGGCAAATATTCGGAAGTCTTTGAGGCTGTAAACATCAACAACAATGAGAAATGTGTCGTCAAAATTCTTAAG CctgtcaagaagaagaagataaagagagagataaagattcTGGAAAATCTGCGCGGTGGGACCAACATCATTACACTCCAGGCTGTTGTCAAAGATCCAGTTTCTCGCACTCCGGCATTAGTGTTTGAACACGTTAACAACACTGATTTTAAACAGCTATATCAAACGCTTAATGACTTTGATATTAGATATTATCTATATGAGCTCATAAAG GCACTAGACTATTGTCACAGTATGGGAATAATGCATCGAGATGTCAAACCTCACAATGTCATGATTGATCATGAGCATCGGAAATTGCGACTCATAGATTGGGGATTGGCGGAATTCTATCACCCTGGTCAAGAGTACAACGTTCGTGTGGCATCAAGATACTTCAAGGGTCCAGAATTACTTGTAGATTATCAG atgtaTGATTACTCTCTTGATATGTGGTCATTGGGTTGTATGTTGGCGAGTATGATATTCCGCAAAGAACCCTTCTTCCATGGTCATGATAATTATGATCAATTGGTACGCATTGCAAAGGTCTTGGGAACTGAAGAGTTGTACGAATATGTTGAGAAATATCAAATTGAGCTAGATCCTAGGTTCAATGATATACTTGGAAG GCATTCACGGAAGCGATGGGAAAGGTTTGTCCATAGTGAAAATCAACACTTAGTATCACCAGAAGCTCTTGACTTTTTGGACAAATTACTACGATATGACCACCAAGAGCGCCTCACGGCTCATGAAGCTATGGAACATCCATATTTCTACCCTATTGTAAAGGAACAAGGTCGCCACATGAGCTCACCAACACCTGCTCCTCCTGCTCTGACTGGGGTGGCAGAGTAG